A region of Triplophysa rosa linkage group LG16, Trosa_1v2, whole genome shotgun sequence DNA encodes the following proteins:
- the ctss1 gene encoding cathepsin S, ortholog 1 isoform X2: MLVLKVVLVLLCVSLVCSEIRHLTDQWITWKSQHKKTYRNTEEELYRKSVWEKNLQDVLKHNEETAIGLHTYTLGLNHLSDMTVDEVNPSLNGLMEEDFYDVNVTFTPPTHPHLPLPHRVNWTERGAVSPIQNQGPCGSCWAFSAAGALEAQMKMRTGVLVALSAQNLLDCSVSLGNRGCRGGYLSRAFLYIIQNNGIDSNNFYPYEHKQGLCRYSVTGRGGFCSAFRILPRHDEAALQLTVANVGPVSVGVNAKLASFHRYRGGIYNDPKCSFGLINHAVLVVGYGSEHGQDYWLVKNSWGTAWGENGFIRIARNKNMCGISSFSIYPTI, from the exons atGCTGGTGTTAAAGGTTGTGTTGGTTcttctgtgtgtgtctctggtCTGTTCTGAGATCAGACATTTGACTGATCAATGGATTACCTGGAAATCACAACACAAGAAGACCTACAGGAACACa gAGGAGGAGTTGTACAGGAAATCCGTCTGGGAGAAAAATCTTCAAGATGTTCTGAAACATAATGAAGAAACAGCCATTGGtctccacacatacacactgggTCTCAATCACCTCAGTGAcatg ACAGTGGATGAAGTCAATCCTTCGCTTAATGGTTTGATGGAGGAAGATTTTTATGATGTCAACGTAACATTCACCCCCCCGACACACCCCCACCTGCCCCTCCCACACAGAGTCAACTGGACAGAGAGAGGAGCGGTCAGCCCCATCCAAAAccag ggcCCGTGTGGCTCGTGTTGGGCGTTCAGTGCTGCTGGTGCTCTGGAGGCTCAGATGAAGATGAGAACTGGAGTTCTGGTGGCGTTGAGTGCTCAGAATCTGTTGGACTGTAGTGTAAGTTTAGGGAACCGCGGCTGTAGGGGCGGATACTTGAGTCGAGCCTTTCTCTACATCATCCAGAACAACGGCATCGACTCCAACAACTTCTACCCATATGAACacaag CAGGGTTTGTGTAGATATTCTGTGACGGGGAGAGGAGGATTCTGTTCAGCGTTCCGGATTCTTCCACGTCACGATGAGGCGGCGCTTCAGTTAACTGTCGCTAATGTTGGACCTGTTTCTGTCGGTGTGAACGCCAAACTCGCTTCCTTCCACCGATACAGAGGAG GTATCTATAATGATCCAAAGTGCAGTTTTGGGCTGATCAATCATGCGGTTCTTGTGGTGGGTTACGGCTCAGAACACGGACAAGATTACTGGCTGGTGAAAAACAG ttgGGGGACGGCCTGGGGTGAAAATGGATTTATCCGCATAGCAcgaaataaaaacatgtgtgGAATATCCAGCTTTTCCATTTATCCCACAATATGA
- the ensaa gene encoding alpha-endosulfine, which translates to MNQDTNTTLSSKENQEDCCNPVLDEEAKLKAKYPNLSHKSSGSDFLMKKLQKGQKYFDSGDYNMAKAKMKSKHLVTAGPDKNLVTGDHILTPQDLPQRKTTLLTSKLAG; encoded by the exons ATGAACCAGGACACGAACACGACGCTGTCGTCTAAAGAGAACCAG GAGGATTGCTGTAATCCAGTATTGGATGAAGAGGCAAAACTGAAGGCAAAATATCCAAATTTGAGCCACAAGTCCAGCGGTTCGGACTTTCTTATGAAAAAACTACAGAAAGGA CAAAAGTACTTTGACTCAGGCGATTATAACATGGCAAAGGCCAAGATGAAGAGCAAACATTTAGTGACAGCTGGACCTGATAAGAACCTGGTGACAGGAGATCACATCCTCACACCGCAGGATCTGCCTCAGAGGAAAACCACATTACTCACCAGCAAACTGGCCGGATAA
- the mcl1a gene encoding induced myeloid leukemia cell differentiation protein Mcl-1a, translated as MSLSVTLRRTAALSLLAQGAHTAPLPRHALLKTQTEDELDGYAEEIEPVSKPRRPGTNGLKGLHLDGRFVSAADASLPSTPDPQEFGSAELERDTRQLLVDFYRTHTGMCSPGRNTHPALPTLRRVVDDILEKHRITYKGMAQRLQLDSQSDDMDFISSIAHKMFSDGSTNWGRITSLVAFGAVVCVRLKELQKEICVDRVAEHISSFLISEQRDWLLSNKGWHGFVEFFRVEDVESVVRNALMAFAGVASIGAGLAFLIR; from the exons ATGAGTCTGAGTGTCACATTACGACGAACAGCCGCGTTGAGTCTTCTCGCCCAGGGCGCGCACACGGCGCCACTACCCAGGCACGCGCTTCTCAAAACCCAAACCGAGGACGAGCTGGACGGGTACGCGGAAGAGATAGAACCCGTGTCCAAACCGCGGAGGCCCGGAACAAACGGCCTGAAGGGATTACATCTGGACGGGCGGTTCGTGTCTGCGGCTGACGCTTCTCTGCCCTCAACTCCGGACCCGCAGGAGTTCGGTTCTGCTGAGCTCGAGCGCGACACTCGACAGCTTCTCGTGGACTTCTACAGGACACATACGGGAATGTGCTCACCGGGCAGGAACACTCATCCCGCGTTACCCACGCTCAGACGCGTCGTGGACGACATTCTCGAGAAGCATCGGATCACATACAAAG GAATGGCGCAGCGGTTACAGCTGGACTCTCAGTCTGATGACATGGACTTCATCAGCAGCATCGCACACAAGATGTTCAGTGACGGGAGCACAAACTGGGGTCGTATCACGAGTCTGGTGGCGTTCGGAGCCGTGGTGTGCGTCCGGCTCAAAGAGCTGCAGAAGGAGATTTGTGTAGACCGAGTGGCAGAACACATCTCTTCCTTTCTGATCTCAGAACAGCGAGACTGGCTCCTCAGTAACAAGGGCTGG CACGGGTTTGTGGAGTTTTTCCGAGTGGAGGACGTGGAGTCGGTCGTTCGGAACGCTTTAATGGCTTTTGCCGGGGTGGCAAGTATCGGCGCAGGTCTCGCGTTCCTCATTCGGTGA
- the golph3l gene encoding Golgi phosphoprotein 3-like, whose product MTTLTKRNRRVEAPAEQNEVRRDPDDEEEEDTDSKSLRLTLMEEVLLLGIKDKEGYTSFWNDSISSGLRGCMMVELTLRGRIHLEPQSTRRRKLLDRRVLVKSSAPTGDVLLDEALKVMKETEPAENVANWIELLTGETWNPLKMHFQIRNVRERLAKNLVEKGVLSTEKQNFLLFDMTTHPVTDGNEKTRLVERLQESLLERWTNDSRRMNHQTLALIVLAHTSDVLENALSALPDERYDTASSRSRSLLDADPDTESAKVTTLVEEMIWAVLAAFNKS is encoded by the exons ATGACCACACTGACAAAGCGGAACCGGCGCGTGGAGGCTCCAGCGGAGCAGAATGAGGTCAGAAGAGACCCTGATGACGAGGAGGAGGAAGACACAGACTCAAAATCACTGAGACTCACACTGATGGAGGAGGTCCTGCTGCTGGGAATCAAAGATAAAGAG GGCTACACATCGTTCTGGAATGACAGCATCTCATCGGGGCTGCGGGGTTGTATGATGGTGGAGCTCACGCTGCGTGGACGCATTCATCTGGAGCCTCAGAGCACACGCAGGAGGAAGCTGCTGGACCGCAGG GTGCTGGTGAAGTCATCTGCTCCCACCGGTGATGTTCTGCTGGATGAAGCTCTTAAAGTCATGAAAGAAACGGAGCCGGCGGAGAACGTCGCCAACTGGATTGAACTTCTCACAG GTGAGACCTGGAACCCCTTGAAGATGCACTTTCAGATCCGTAACGTTCGGGAGCGTCTGGCTAAGAATCTGGTGGAGAAAGGAGTTCTGAGCACAGAGAAGCAGAACTTTCTGTTGTTTGATATGACCACGCATCCTGTAACCGACGGCAACGAGAAGACGCGTCTGGTGGAGCGACTGCAGGAGAGTCTTCTGGAGCGCTGGACCAACGATTCTCGTCGGATGAATCACCAAACGCTGGCGCTCATCGTTCTGGCTCACACGTCAGACGTGCTGGAgaacgctctgtcggctcttccAGACGAGCGCTACGACACCGCCTCCTCTCGTTCCAGGAGTCTGCTGGACGCCGATCCTGACACGGAGAGTGCCAAGGTCACGACCCTGGTGGAGGAGATGATCTGGGCCGTGCTGGCGGCTTTCAATAAATCCTGA
- the gpd1c gene encoding glycerol-3-phosphate dehydrogenase 1c — protein sequence MPGRQKVCIVGSGNWGSAIAKIIGHNVKASNRFDPVVKMWVYEEMIDGRKLTEIINTEHENVKYLPGHKLPKNVVAVPEVTEAAAGADLLVFVIPHQFIGKVCDQMKPHIQPGAIGISLIKGIDEGPQGLTLISDIIRSKLEIQVCVLMGANIASEVAEEKFCETTIGATNEHNGKIFKELLQTPNFRITVVKESDTVELCGALKNIVAVGAGFCDGLGFGDNTKAAVIRLGLMEMVAFTKLFCQSAVTSATFLESCGVADLITTCYGGRNRRVAEAFARSQKSIAELEAEMLNGQKLQGPQTSAEVYKILQKKNMVDKYPLFVSVYQICFEGRQVKDFISCLQNHPEHM from the exons ATGCCTGGAAGACAGAAAGTGTGTATTGTTGGTTCTGGAAACTG GGGTTCTGCGATCGCTAAGATCATCGGTCACAATGTAAAAGCTTCGAATCGTTTTGATCCTGTGGTGAAGATGTGGGTTTATGAGGAGATGATCGATGGAAGAAAACTCACTGAGATCATCAACACGGAACACGAGAACGTCAAATATCTGCCCGGACACAAACTGCCCAAaaatgtg GTGGCAGTTCCTGAGGTCACAGAGGCGGCGGCCGGCGCAGATCTCCTGGTGTTTGTCATTCCTCATCAGTTTATTGGGAAAGTGTGTGATCAGATGAAACCTCACATCCAACCTGGAGCCATCGGCATCTCCCTCATTAAA ggtATAGATGAGGGTCCGCAGGGTCTGACCCTGATCTCTGACATCATCAGATCAAAACTGGAGATCCAGGTCTGTGTGCTGATGGGAGCAAACATCGCCAGCGAGGTCGCTGAGGAGAAATTCTGTGAGACCACCATCG GAGCCACTAATGAACACAACGGTAAGATCTTTAAAGAACTTCTGCAGACTCCAAACTTTCGCATCACAGTGGTGAAAGAGAGCGATACAGTGGAGCTGTGCGGAGCGCTgaag AACATCGTGGCGGTGGGCGCTGGTTTTTGTGATGGTTTGGGGTTCGGTGATAACACTAAAGCCGCTGTGATCAGACTGGGGCTCATGGAGATGGTGGCCTTCACCAAACTCTTCTGCCAGAGCGCCGTCACCTCGGCAACCTTCCTGGAGAGCTGCGGGGTCGCTGACCTCATCACCACCTGCTACGGCGGACGCAACCGACGCGTGGCCGAAGCGTTCGCTCGCTCACAGAAG TCCATAGCTGAACTGGAGGCTGAGATGCTGAATGGACAGAAACTTCAGGGCCCTCAAACGTCTGCTGAAGTTTATAAGATCCTTCAGAAGAAAAACATGGTGGACAA gtaCCCGCTGTTTGTGTCAGTGTATCAGATCTGTTTTGAGGGTCGACAGGTGAAGGATTTCATCAGCTGTCTTCAGAATCATCCAGAACACATGTGA
- the ctss1 gene encoding cathepsin S, ortholog 1 isoform X1, which yields MSHIWQDHYDIGTYMSYITYPYEVSHKHKYCDDCINMLCRRNLSVWSVLTLVFIFQCFRCLNTCMFSRYTACQLHTSVCSSTLVIPSLYRGSSVALCVCVCVCVGMLVLKVVLVLLCVSLVCSEIRHLTDQWITWKSQHKKTYRNTEEELYRKSVWEKNLQDVLKHNEETAIGLHTYTLGLNHLSDMTVDEVNPSLNGLMEEDFYDVNVTFTPPTHPHLPLPHRVNWTERGAVSPIQNQGPCGSCWAFSAAGALEAQMKMRTGVLVALSAQNLLDCSVSLGNRGCRGGYLSRAFLYIIQNNGIDSNNFYPYEHKQGLCRYSVTGRGGFCSAFRILPRHDEAALQLTVANVGPVSVGVNAKLASFHRYRGGIYNDPKCSFGLINHAVLVVGYGSEHGQDYWLVKNSWGTAWGENGFIRIARNKNMCGISSFSIYPTI from the exons ATGTCACATATATGGCAAGATCACTATGATATAGGGACATATATGTCATATATTACATATCCGTATGAGGTGAGTCATAAACACAAGTATTGTGATGATTGTATCAATATGTTGTGCAGGAGGAATCTTTCTGTGTGGTCCGTCCTAACACTGGTGTTCATCTTTCAGTGTTTCCGGTGTTTAAACACATGCATGTTTTCACGTTACACCGCCTGCCAACTTCACACTTCTGTGTGTTCAAGTACGCTGGTAATACCATCACTGTACCGTGGTTCTTCTgtcgctctgtgtgtgtgtgtgtgtgtgtgtgtagggatGCTGGTGTTAAAGGTTGTGTTGGTTcttctgtgtgtgtctctggtCTGTTCTGAGATCAGACATTTGACTGATCAATGGATTACCTGGAAATCACAACACAAGAAGACCTACAGGAACACa gAGGAGGAGTTGTACAGGAAATCCGTCTGGGAGAAAAATCTTCAAGATGTTCTGAAACATAATGAAGAAACAGCCATTGGtctccacacatacacactgggTCTCAATCACCTCAGTGAcatg ACAGTGGATGAAGTCAATCCTTCGCTTAATGGTTTGATGGAGGAAGATTTTTATGATGTCAACGTAACATTCACCCCCCCGACACACCCCCACCTGCCCCTCCCACACAGAGTCAACTGGACAGAGAGAGGAGCGGTCAGCCCCATCCAAAAccag ggcCCGTGTGGCTCGTGTTGGGCGTTCAGTGCTGCTGGTGCTCTGGAGGCTCAGATGAAGATGAGAACTGGAGTTCTGGTGGCGTTGAGTGCTCAGAATCTGTTGGACTGTAGTGTAAGTTTAGGGAACCGCGGCTGTAGGGGCGGATACTTGAGTCGAGCCTTTCTCTACATCATCCAGAACAACGGCATCGACTCCAACAACTTCTACCCATATGAACacaag CAGGGTTTGTGTAGATATTCTGTGACGGGGAGAGGAGGATTCTGTTCAGCGTTCCGGATTCTTCCACGTCACGATGAGGCGGCGCTTCAGTTAACTGTCGCTAATGTTGGACCTGTTTCTGTCGGTGTGAACGCCAAACTCGCTTCCTTCCACCGATACAGAGGAG GTATCTATAATGATCCAAAGTGCAGTTTTGGGCTGATCAATCATGCGGTTCTTGTGGTGGGTTACGGCTCAGAACACGGACAAGATTACTGGCTGGTGAAAAACAG ttgGGGGACGGCCTGGGGTGAAAATGGATTTATCCGCATAGCAcgaaataaaaacatgtgtgGAATATCCAGCTTTTCCATTTATCCCACAATATGA